Proteins from a genomic interval of Lolium perenne isolate Kyuss_39 chromosome 1, Kyuss_2.0, whole genome shotgun sequence:
- the LOC127301439 gene encoding probable protein arginine N-methyltransferase 6.2 isoform X2, whose protein sequence is MLAVALVFFLYFVHLLVPLGSMQLMQVILRYSIEILTLLSNWIVDLLYIYKAVEIVRENELSDKVIVLHGRIEDVEIEEKVDVIISEWMGYMLLYESMLGSVIFARDKWLKPGGLILPSHASLYLAPITNPRRYQDSIYFWRDVYGIKMSSMMPLAKQCAFMEPSVETISGENVLTWPAVVAQVDCYTIQAPDLETVTAAFKFTSMLQAPLHGFAFWFDVEFNGPVRQKVKKQASQPLDVNMQNSSPSNKKKKQDVSIVLSTAPEDAPTHWQQTLLYLFEPIELKKDQIMEGSVTISQSQQHARFLNICLKYFTGEQWYVKESVMR, encoded by the exons ATGTTGGCTGTGGCACTGGTGTTCTTTCTATATTTTGTGCATTTGCTGGTGCCACTAGG GTCTATGCAGTTGATGCAAGTGATATTGCGTTACAG CATAGAAATATTAACCTTGTTATCAAATTGGATAGTAGATCTTCTATATATTTACAAG GCAGTGGAAATTGTGAGAGAAAATGAGTTGTCCGACAAAGTCATTGTTTTGCATGGTCGAATTGAG GATGTCGAAATTGAAGAAAAAGTTGATGTCATCATATCTGAATGGATGGGTTACATGCTTCTCTATGAG AGTATGCTGGGGAGTGTAATTTTTGCTAGAGATAAATGGCTTAAGCCAGGGGGTCTTATTCTTCCATCTCATGCATCG CTTTATCTTGCACCTATTACAAATCCGCGGAGATATCAGGATAGTATTTACTTCTGGCGAGATGTATATGGTATAAAGA TGTCTTCTATGATGCCTCTTGCAAAACAATGTGCATTCATGGAGCCTTCTGTTGAGACGATTAGTGGAGAGAATGTTTTGACATGGCCAGCAGTG GTGGCACAAGTGGATTGCTATACAATTCAAGCTCCAGACCTTGAAACTGTTACTGCTGCATTTAAGTTTACATCGATGTTGCAAG CTCCATTGCATGGATTTGCATTTTGGTTCGATGTCGAGTTTAACGGACCAGTTCGCCAGAAAGTCAAGAAGCAAGCAAGCCAACCCTTGGATGTGAACATGCAAAATTCTAGCCCaagcaacaaaaagaaaaaacaaGATGTCTCGATTGTTCTGTCTACTGCCCCAGAGGATGCGCCTACTCATTGGCAGCAG ACTCTACTGTACTTATTTGAACCTATCGAGCTAAAGAAAGACCAAATTATGGAAGGTTCTGTTACCATATCTCAGAGCCAGCAACATGCTCGGTTCCTCAATATCTGCTTGAAATATTT TACTGGAGAGCAATGGTACGTTAAAGAATCGGTCATGCGATAG
- the LOC127301455 gene encoding HIPL1 protein isoform X1, producing MMRIHHHLLLHLVCSSLLLPLIAGALPRCTDSGAPVLLNATLKFCLTDGASCCDAAADAALQEQFDAMGLDTDGACARLVKSIVCSKCNPFSADLFDIGSTARTVPLLCSSSWAPNSSQSKDPTQPKGHYCEQVWKQCKSTAISNSPFQPSAPRNAAFTGSASMLTDFWQSENDFCESFSGTPNHQSVCFNGHAVSFNTRKNSSPSPDGICLEKIGNGSYLNMVAHPDGSSKAFFSRQDGKIWLATVPEQGMQDGLQIDEMSPFLDLATEGHLSSDLGLVGVAFHPDFTNNGRFFVSYICDEIQSPNCAGRCSCDDELVCDPSKLGSHSGVQPCQYHLVISEYSANGSPSSFSEAVYADPSEVRRVFSMGLPYVSNHAGQILFGPTDGYLYFFTGNGGIRGDPFNFSQNKKSLLGKIMRLNIDELPELNEVANLSLWGNYTIPKDNPNADDSNLRPEIWALGFENPCRCSFDSARPFHLYCADDVQDQYKVVDLISKGGNYGWGGAYEDQHVLYPPWAAQVTKSTEGIIFPIMGYKVSSTSENMESASIVGGYVYRGSADPCLYGRYLFADMYTSAMWTGSANTDGSGKYTSTSIPLSCSKQTPIPCDESANNPLGPISSFGEDNKLDVFILASQGVYRIVQPTLCGYAQLNSATTKGVTPSGISKGVTVAWMKVLVIVLSVLTASVAGVVAWRCFCNNTAFCFNGNVHVTNNNTMHGDTPSAKPGDIELTITEPEERPGR from the exons ATGATGAGGATCCATCATCATCTTCTACTACACCTTGTCTGCTCGAGCTTGTTGCTTCCTCTGATCGCTGGAGCCTTGCCGCGTTGCACGGACTCGG GGGCACCCGTGCTGTTGAATGCTACGCTCAAGTTCTGCCTCACCGACGGCGCCAGCTGCTgcgacgccgccgccgacgccgcgctGCAGGAGCAGTTCGATGCCATGGGTCTGGACACGGACGGGGCATGCGCTCGTCTCGTCAAGTCCATTGTCTGCTCG AAATGCAATCCTTTCTCGGCTGATCTGTTTGACATTGGGTCGACCGCACGTACAGTTCCTCTCTTGTGCAGCTCTTCCTGGGCACCAAATTCTTCTCAATCTAAGGACCCCACCCAGCCCAAAGGGCACTATTGTGAGCAAGTTTGGAAACAATGCAAAAGCACAGCAATATCCAACTCCCCTTTTCAGCCTTCCGCGCCAAGAAATGCTGCGTTCACTGGTTCAGCTTCCATGCTTACTGATTTTTGGCAATCAGAAAATGACTTTTGTGAGTCATTTTCTGGTACACCAAACCACCAGTCAGTATGCTTTAATGGGCACGCGGTCTCATTTAACACTAGGAAGAACTCTTCACCATCTCCTGATGGAATTTGCCTTGAGAAGATTGGCAATGGATCCTACCTTAACATGGTTGCTCACCCTGATGGGTCCAGCAAAGCCTTCTTCTCCAGACAAGATGGGAAGATATGGTTGGCTACTGTTCCTGAACAAGGAATGCAAGATGGTCTGCAAATTGACGAGATGAGCCCTTTTCTTGATCTCGCGACTGAAGGTCACCTCAGTTCGGATCTTGGACTCGTGGGTGTAGCCTTTCATCCGGATTTTACAAACAATGGGCGTTTCTTTGTTTCATACATTTGTGATGAAATTCAGTCACCCAACTGTGCTGGTAGGTGTTCCTGTGATGATGAATTGGTCTGTGATCCCTCAAAGCTTGGCTCTCATAGTGGTGTTCAACCTTGCCAGTACCATCTAGTTATCTCAGAGTATTCTGCTAACGGTTCACCATCAAGCTTTTCTGAG GCAGTGTATGCTGATCCATCAGAAGTCAGAAGGGTATTTTCAATGGGGTTGCCATATGTTTCTAACCATGCTGGTCAGATCCTTTTTGGACCTACCGATGGATACCTATACTTTTTCACAGGAAATGGTGGGATAAGAGGCGACCCTTTCAACTTCTCCCAGAATAAGAAGTCACTTTTGGGAAAAATAATGAGGCTCAACATTGATGAACTTCCAG AGCTGAATGAAGTTGCTAACCTAAGCTTATGGGGTAATTATACAATACCAAAGGACAACCCCAATGCTGATGATAGCAACTTACGACCGGAGATTTGGGCCTTGGGTTTTGAAAACCCATGCAGATGCAGCTTTGACTCCGCAAGGCCTTTCCACTTGTACTGTGCAGATGATGTCCAG GACCAATACAAAGTGGTGGATTTGATATCCAAGGGGGGCAACTATGGGTGGGGTGGTGCGTATGAGGACCAGCATGTTCTCTATCCACCATGGGCTGCTCAAGTAACTAAATCTACAGAAGGCATCATTTTCCCCATAATGGGCTATAAGGTTTCTTCTACCTCTGAGAACATGGAATCTGCATCGATAGTTGGTGGGTATGTGTACCGTGGGTCTGCCGATCCTTGCTTATATGGAAG GTACTTATTTGCTGACATGTACACGTCTGCCATGTGGACTGGCAGCGCTAACACTGATGGCAGTGGTAAATATACTTCTACTTCCATTCCATTGAGCTGTTCCAAGCAGACACCAATTCCCTGCGATGAATCCGCCAACAATCCTCTTGGCCCAATATCCTCGTTTGGCGAGGATAACAAGCTAGACGTCTTCATCTTGGCCAGCCAAGGCGTCTACCGAATTGTCCAGCCTACTCTTTGCGGCTATGCACAGCTAAATTCTGCAACGACAAAAGGAGTGACACCTTCTGGTATCAGCAAGGGGGTAACAGTAGCATGGATGAAAGTGCTGGTGATTGTGTTGTCAGTTTTGACCGCATCTGTGGCTGGCGTGGTAGCCTGGAGATGTTTCTGCAACAACACAGCCTTCTGCTTCAATGGGAATGTCCACGTAACCAATAACAACACCATGCACGGAGATACTCCTTCAGCCAAACCAGGTGACATTGAATTGACTATTACTGAGCCTGAAGAGCGTCCTGGTCGCTAG
- the LOC127301439 gene encoding probable protein arginine N-methyltransferase 6.2 isoform X1, which translates to MFAGGADGNGHLPRPRRPRRVGGMGSPPDQAGSAPPHPAPPPCTDYDMAYFKAYSHLGVHEEMLKDHVRTNTYRNAIMHHRDLISGKVVLDVGCGTGVLSIFCAFAGATRVYAVDASDIALQAVEIVRENELSDKVIVLHGRIEDVEIEEKVDVIISEWMGYMLLYESMLGSVIFARDKWLKPGGLILPSHASLYLAPITNPRRYQDSIYFWRDVYGIKMSSMMPLAKQCAFMEPSVETISGENVLTWPAVVAQVDCYTIQAPDLETVTAAFKFTSMLQAPLHGFAFWFDVEFNGPVRQKVKKQASQPLDVNMQNSSPSNKKKKQDVSIVLSTAPEDAPTHWQQTLLYLFEPIELKKDQIMEGSVTISQSQQHARFLNICLKYFTGEQWYVKESVMR; encoded by the exons ATGTTCGCCGGCGGTGCCGACGGCAACGGTCACCTGCCGCGCCCGCGCAGGCCGCGGCGCGTCGGCGGCATGGGTTCCCCTCCGGACCAGGCCGGCTCGGCGCCGCCGCATCCCGCGCCGCCGCCCTGCACCGACTACGACATGGCCTACTTCAAGGCCTACTCCCACCTCGGCGTCCACGAGGAAATGCTCAAG GATCATGTGAGGACTAATACTTACAGAAATGCTATCATGCATCACAGAGATTTAATTTCAGGCAAG GTTGTGTTGGATGTTGGCTGTGGCACTGGTGTTCTTTCTATATTTTGTGCATTTGCTGGTGCCACTAGG GTCTATGCAGTTGATGCAAGTGATATTGCGTTACAG GCAGTGGAAATTGTGAGAGAAAATGAGTTGTCCGACAAAGTCATTGTTTTGCATGGTCGAATTGAG GATGTCGAAATTGAAGAAAAAGTTGATGTCATCATATCTGAATGGATGGGTTACATGCTTCTCTATGAG AGTATGCTGGGGAGTGTAATTTTTGCTAGAGATAAATGGCTTAAGCCAGGGGGTCTTATTCTTCCATCTCATGCATCG CTTTATCTTGCACCTATTACAAATCCGCGGAGATATCAGGATAGTATTTACTTCTGGCGAGATGTATATGGTATAAAGA TGTCTTCTATGATGCCTCTTGCAAAACAATGTGCATTCATGGAGCCTTCTGTTGAGACGATTAGTGGAGAGAATGTTTTGACATGGCCAGCAGTG GTGGCACAAGTGGATTGCTATACAATTCAAGCTCCAGACCTTGAAACTGTTACTGCTGCATTTAAGTTTACATCGATGTTGCAAG CTCCATTGCATGGATTTGCATTTTGGTTCGATGTCGAGTTTAACGGACCAGTTCGCCAGAAAGTCAAGAAGCAAGCAAGCCAACCCTTGGATGTGAACATGCAAAATTCTAGCCCaagcaacaaaaagaaaaaacaaGATGTCTCGATTGTTCTGTCTACTGCCCCAGAGGATGCGCCTACTCATTGGCAGCAG ACTCTACTGTACTTATTTGAACCTATCGAGCTAAAGAAAGACCAAATTATGGAAGGTTCTGTTACCATATCTCAGAGCCAGCAACATGCTCGGTTCCTCAATATCTGCTTGAAATATTT TACTGGAGAGCAATGGTACGTTAAAGAATCGGTCATGCGATAG
- the LOC127301455 gene encoding HIPL1 protein isoform X2, producing the protein MIWIGALRSNKSRAQKRNIRTPKQTDEVSCRGGGRRTRRRMGDRRAEPAFVWSHFQKCNPFSADLFDIGSTARTVPLLCSSSWAPNSSQSKDPTQPKGHYCEQVWKQCKSTAISNSPFQPSAPRNAAFTGSASMLTDFWQSENDFCESFSGTPNHQSVCFNGHAVSFNTRKNSSPSPDGICLEKIGNGSYLNMVAHPDGSSKAFFSRQDGKIWLATVPEQGMQDGLQIDEMSPFLDLATEGHLSSDLGLVGVAFHPDFTNNGRFFVSYICDEIQSPNCAGRCSCDDELVCDPSKLGSHSGVQPCQYHLVISEYSANGSPSSFSEAVYADPSEVRRVFSMGLPYVSNHAGQILFGPTDGYLYFFTGNGGIRGDPFNFSQNKKSLLGKIMRLNIDELPELNEVANLSLWGNYTIPKDNPNADDSNLRPEIWALGFENPCRCSFDSARPFHLYCADDVQDQYKVVDLISKGGNYGWGGAYEDQHVLYPPWAAQVTKSTEGIIFPIMGYKVSSTSENMESASIVGGYVYRGSADPCLYGRYLFADMYTSAMWTGSANTDGSGKYTSTSIPLSCSKQTPIPCDESANNPLGPISSFGEDNKLDVFILASQGVYRIVQPTLCGYAQLNSATTKGVTPSGISKGVTVAWMKVLVIVLSVLTASVAGVVAWRCFCNNTAFCFNGNVHVTNNNTMHGDTPSAKPGDIELTITEPEERPGR; encoded by the exons ATGATTTGGATAGGCGCCTTGAGATCCAACAAAAGTCGCGCTCAAAAAAGGAATATTAGAACCCCCAAGCAAACCGACGAGGTCAGTTGccgcggcggcggccggaggacCAGGCGCCGGATGGGCGACCGGCGGGCGGAACCCGCTTTCGTTTGGTCGCATTTCCAG AAATGCAATCCTTTCTCGGCTGATCTGTTTGACATTGGGTCGACCGCACGTACAGTTCCTCTCTTGTGCAGCTCTTCCTGGGCACCAAATTCTTCTCAATCTAAGGACCCCACCCAGCCCAAAGGGCACTATTGTGAGCAAGTTTGGAAACAATGCAAAAGCACAGCAATATCCAACTCCCCTTTTCAGCCTTCCGCGCCAAGAAATGCTGCGTTCACTGGTTCAGCTTCCATGCTTACTGATTTTTGGCAATCAGAAAATGACTTTTGTGAGTCATTTTCTGGTACACCAAACCACCAGTCAGTATGCTTTAATGGGCACGCGGTCTCATTTAACACTAGGAAGAACTCTTCACCATCTCCTGATGGAATTTGCCTTGAGAAGATTGGCAATGGATCCTACCTTAACATGGTTGCTCACCCTGATGGGTCCAGCAAAGCCTTCTTCTCCAGACAAGATGGGAAGATATGGTTGGCTACTGTTCCTGAACAAGGAATGCAAGATGGTCTGCAAATTGACGAGATGAGCCCTTTTCTTGATCTCGCGACTGAAGGTCACCTCAGTTCGGATCTTGGACTCGTGGGTGTAGCCTTTCATCCGGATTTTACAAACAATGGGCGTTTCTTTGTTTCATACATTTGTGATGAAATTCAGTCACCCAACTGTGCTGGTAGGTGTTCCTGTGATGATGAATTGGTCTGTGATCCCTCAAAGCTTGGCTCTCATAGTGGTGTTCAACCTTGCCAGTACCATCTAGTTATCTCAGAGTATTCTGCTAACGGTTCACCATCAAGCTTTTCTGAG GCAGTGTATGCTGATCCATCAGAAGTCAGAAGGGTATTTTCAATGGGGTTGCCATATGTTTCTAACCATGCTGGTCAGATCCTTTTTGGACCTACCGATGGATACCTATACTTTTTCACAGGAAATGGTGGGATAAGAGGCGACCCTTTCAACTTCTCCCAGAATAAGAAGTCACTTTTGGGAAAAATAATGAGGCTCAACATTGATGAACTTCCAG AGCTGAATGAAGTTGCTAACCTAAGCTTATGGGGTAATTATACAATACCAAAGGACAACCCCAATGCTGATGATAGCAACTTACGACCGGAGATTTGGGCCTTGGGTTTTGAAAACCCATGCAGATGCAGCTTTGACTCCGCAAGGCCTTTCCACTTGTACTGTGCAGATGATGTCCAG GACCAATACAAAGTGGTGGATTTGATATCCAAGGGGGGCAACTATGGGTGGGGTGGTGCGTATGAGGACCAGCATGTTCTCTATCCACCATGGGCTGCTCAAGTAACTAAATCTACAGAAGGCATCATTTTCCCCATAATGGGCTATAAGGTTTCTTCTACCTCTGAGAACATGGAATCTGCATCGATAGTTGGTGGGTATGTGTACCGTGGGTCTGCCGATCCTTGCTTATATGGAAG GTACTTATTTGCTGACATGTACACGTCTGCCATGTGGACTGGCAGCGCTAACACTGATGGCAGTGGTAAATATACTTCTACTTCCATTCCATTGAGCTGTTCCAAGCAGACACCAATTCCCTGCGATGAATCCGCCAACAATCCTCTTGGCCCAATATCCTCGTTTGGCGAGGATAACAAGCTAGACGTCTTCATCTTGGCCAGCCAAGGCGTCTACCGAATTGTCCAGCCTACTCTTTGCGGCTATGCACAGCTAAATTCTGCAACGACAAAAGGAGTGACACCTTCTGGTATCAGCAAGGGGGTAACAGTAGCATGGATGAAAGTGCTGGTGATTGTGTTGTCAGTTTTGACCGCATCTGTGGCTGGCGTGGTAGCCTGGAGATGTTTCTGCAACAACACAGCCTTCTGCTTCAATGGGAATGTCCACGTAACCAATAACAACACCATGCACGGAGATACTCCTTCAGCCAAACCAGGTGACATTGAATTGACTATTACTGAGCCTGAAGAGCGTCCTGGTCGCTAG